One segment of Brassica napus cultivar Da-Ae chromosome C3, Da-Ae, whole genome shotgun sequence DNA contains the following:
- the LOC106370703 gene encoding transcription factor TCP18-like isoform X1 — MNNNNRRSLSTTTTISEDYMLFPYNDHYSSQALLPFSPCSSINDILIPSNFNTSNNHLDHHYQFLQAPSSFSQFEFVPDFALVASFLPQNNGHNDNQTITTNDHNHHHHHPSLLPLNNPVGKSLVEPLETITTHIEDSRKISTSQDPKMNKVKKPSRTDRHSKIKTAKGTRDRRMRLSLDVAKELFGLQDMLGFDKASKTVEWLLTQAKPEIIKIMSSLSNPLNHGGFSSCEESQTRPALGSMHTSSDLCKLSSMGTVEDRGSNTNSTETRGNKVDGISMRGKRKMLQARTPILKKLSKDEREKARERAKDRTKEKMMKRISQVNILDEEAHNHHDEIVKNNKSHVNCKYFEATPCQEAIEELLCKNDGFAVCNEFLVNKFNSSFPMPNHHRSQGTASSIEQQRQFMDLHHFLERPRDLMYNYHI; from the exons GTTCTTCCATTAACGACATCTTGATTCCCTCCAACTTCAACACATCAAACAATCATCTTGACCATCATTATCAATTCTTACAAgcaccttcttctttttctcaatTCGAATTCGTCCCGGATTTTGCCCTCGTCGCCTCTTTCCTCCCACAAAACAATGGCCATAATGATAACCAAACCATCACCACCAATGAccataatcatcatcatcatcatccatcaCTTCTTCCCTTGAACAACCCTGTTGGAAAATCTCTCGTTGAGCCCTTGGAGACGATAACCACTCACATAGAAGATTCCAGGAAAATCTCAACTTCTCAAGACCCAAAAATGAATAAAGTCAAGAAACCAAGCAGAACGGATCGGCACAGCAAGATCAAAACGGCTAAAGGGACAAGAGATCGTAGGATGAGGCTCTCGCTAGATGTCGCCAAAGAGTTGTTCGGCTTACAAGACATGCTTGGATTCGACAAAGCCAGCAAAACCGTTGAATGGTTGCTCACACAAGCCAAACCCGAGATCATAAAGATCATGAGCAGCCTTTCTAACCCGTTAAACCATGGCGGCTTCAGCAGCTGCGAGGAGTCTCAAACCC GACCGGCGTTAGGATCAATGCACACATCGTCTGATCTGTGCAAGCTTTCATCCATGGGAACAGTCGAGGACAGAGGCAGCAATACTAACTCGACCG AAACAAGGGGAAATAAGGTGGATGGGATATCGATGAGAGGGAAGAGAAAGATGTTGCAAGCGCGAACGCCCATTTTGAAGAAGTTATCTAAGGACGAGAGAGAAAAAGCAAGAGAGAGAGCAAAGGATAGAACAaaggagaagatgatgaagagaaTATCACAAGTAAATATTTTGGATGAAGAAGCTCATAATCATCATGATGAGATAGTCAAGAACAATAAAAGCCATGTGAATTGCAAATATTTTGAGGCTACGCCCTGCCAAGAAGCGATCGAAGAACTTCTTTGCAAGAACGATGGTTTTGCAGTTTGCAATGAATTTCTGGTCAACAAATTTAATTCATCATTTCCAATGCCTAATCACCATCGCAGCCAAGGGACAGCTAGTTCAATAGAG CAGCAGCGTCAGTTTATGGATCTTCATCACTTCTTGGAGAGACCAAGAGACCTCATGTACAACTACCATATATAA
- the LOC106370703 gene encoding transcription factor TCP18-like isoform X3: MNNNNRRSLSTTTTISEDYMLFPYNDHYSSQALLPFSPCSSINDILIPSNFNTSNNHLDHHYQFLQAPSSFSQFEFVPDFALVASFLPQNNGHNDNQTITTNDHNHHHHHPSLLPLNNPVGKSLVEPLETITTHIEDSRKISTSQDPKMNKVKKPSRTDRHSKIKTAKGTRDRRMRLSLDVAKELFGLQDMLGFDKASKTVEWLLTQAKPEIIKIMSSLSNPLNHGGFSSCEESQTRPALGSMHTSSDLCKLSSMGTVEDRGSNTNSTETRGNKVDGISMRGKRKMLQARTPILKKLSKDEREKARERAKDRTKEKMMKRISQVNILDEEAHNHHDEIVKNNKSHVNCKYFEATPCQEAIEELLCKNDGFAVCNEFLVNKFNSSFPMPNHHRSQGTASSIEIERRRFSIDRLYYLPNFIC, from the exons GTTCTTCCATTAACGACATCTTGATTCCCTCCAACTTCAACACATCAAACAATCATCTTGACCATCATTATCAATTCTTACAAgcaccttcttctttttctcaatTCGAATTCGTCCCGGATTTTGCCCTCGTCGCCTCTTTCCTCCCACAAAACAATGGCCATAATGATAACCAAACCATCACCACCAATGAccataatcatcatcatcatcatccatcaCTTCTTCCCTTGAACAACCCTGTTGGAAAATCTCTCGTTGAGCCCTTGGAGACGATAACCACTCACATAGAAGATTCCAGGAAAATCTCAACTTCTCAAGACCCAAAAATGAATAAAGTCAAGAAACCAAGCAGAACGGATCGGCACAGCAAGATCAAAACGGCTAAAGGGACAAGAGATCGTAGGATGAGGCTCTCGCTAGATGTCGCCAAAGAGTTGTTCGGCTTACAAGACATGCTTGGATTCGACAAAGCCAGCAAAACCGTTGAATGGTTGCTCACACAAGCCAAACCCGAGATCATAAAGATCATGAGCAGCCTTTCTAACCCGTTAAACCATGGCGGCTTCAGCAGCTGCGAGGAGTCTCAAACCC GACCGGCGTTAGGATCAATGCACACATCGTCTGATCTGTGCAAGCTTTCATCCATGGGAACAGTCGAGGACAGAGGCAGCAATACTAACTCGACCG AAACAAGGGGAAATAAGGTGGATGGGATATCGATGAGAGGGAAGAGAAAGATGTTGCAAGCGCGAACGCCCATTTTGAAGAAGTTATCTAAGGACGAGAGAGAAAAAGCAAGAGAGAGAGCAAAGGATAGAACAaaggagaagatgatgaagagaaTATCACAAGTAAATATTTTGGATGAAGAAGCTCATAATCATCATGATGAGATAGTCAAGAACAATAAAAGCCATGTGAATTGCAAATATTTTGAGGCTACGCCCTGCCAAGAAGCGATCGAAGAACTTCTTTGCAAGAACGATGGTTTTGCAGTTTGCAATGAATTTCTGGTCAACAAATTTAATTCATCATTTCCAATGCCTAATCACCATCGCAGCCAAGGGACAGCTAGTTCAATAGAG ATTGAACGGCGCCGTTTTTCGATTGACAGATTATATTATTTGCCAAATTTCATTTGTTAG
- the LOC106370703 gene encoding transcription factor TCP18-like isoform X2, with amino-acid sequence MNNNNRRSLSTTTTISEDYMLFPYNDHYSSQALLPFSPCSSINDILIPSNFNTSNNHLDHHYQFLQAPSSFSQFEFVPDFALVASFLPQNNGHNDNQTITTNDHNHHHHHPSLLPLNNPVGKSLVEPLETITTHIEDSRKISTSQDPKMNKVKKPSRTDRHSKIKTAKGTRDRRMRLSLDVAKELFGLQDMLGFDKASKTVEWLLTQAKPEIIKIMSSLSNPLNHGGFSSCEESQTRPALGSMHTSSDLCKLSSMGTVEDRGSNTNSTETRGNKVDGISMRGKRKMLQARTPILKKLSKDEREKARERAKDRTKEKMMKRISQVNILDEEAHNHHDEIVKNNKSHVNCKYFEATPCQEAIEELLCKNDGFAVCNEFLVNKFNSSFPMPNHHRSQGTASSIEQRQFMDLHHFLERPRDLMYNYHI; translated from the exons GTTCTTCCATTAACGACATCTTGATTCCCTCCAACTTCAACACATCAAACAATCATCTTGACCATCATTATCAATTCTTACAAgcaccttcttctttttctcaatTCGAATTCGTCCCGGATTTTGCCCTCGTCGCCTCTTTCCTCCCACAAAACAATGGCCATAATGATAACCAAACCATCACCACCAATGAccataatcatcatcatcatcatccatcaCTTCTTCCCTTGAACAACCCTGTTGGAAAATCTCTCGTTGAGCCCTTGGAGACGATAACCACTCACATAGAAGATTCCAGGAAAATCTCAACTTCTCAAGACCCAAAAATGAATAAAGTCAAGAAACCAAGCAGAACGGATCGGCACAGCAAGATCAAAACGGCTAAAGGGACAAGAGATCGTAGGATGAGGCTCTCGCTAGATGTCGCCAAAGAGTTGTTCGGCTTACAAGACATGCTTGGATTCGACAAAGCCAGCAAAACCGTTGAATGGTTGCTCACACAAGCCAAACCCGAGATCATAAAGATCATGAGCAGCCTTTCTAACCCGTTAAACCATGGCGGCTTCAGCAGCTGCGAGGAGTCTCAAACCC GACCGGCGTTAGGATCAATGCACACATCGTCTGATCTGTGCAAGCTTTCATCCATGGGAACAGTCGAGGACAGAGGCAGCAATACTAACTCGACCG AAACAAGGGGAAATAAGGTGGATGGGATATCGATGAGAGGGAAGAGAAAGATGTTGCAAGCGCGAACGCCCATTTTGAAGAAGTTATCTAAGGACGAGAGAGAAAAAGCAAGAGAGAGAGCAAAGGATAGAACAaaggagaagatgatgaagagaaTATCACAAGTAAATATTTTGGATGAAGAAGCTCATAATCATCATGATGAGATAGTCAAGAACAATAAAAGCCATGTGAATTGCAAATATTTTGAGGCTACGCCCTGCCAAGAAGCGATCGAAGAACTTCTTTGCAAGAACGATGGTTTTGCAGTTTGCAATGAATTTCTGGTCAACAAATTTAATTCATCATTTCCAATGCCTAATCACCATCGCAGCCAAGGGACAGCTAGTTCAATAGAG CAGCGTCAGTTTATGGATCTTCATCACTTCTTGGAGAGACCAAGAGACCTCATGTACAACTACCATATATAA